CGACCTCGTCACCGGAACGCTCGGCAAAGCACTCGGCGGCGCGGCCGGAGGCTTCGTCGCCGGGCCGCGCGTGGTCGCCGAAACCCTGCGCCAGGTTTCGCGGCCGTACATCTTCACCAACGCCATGGCACCCCCGCTGGCGGCTGCCGCGCTGACCGCGATCCGGCTCGCCGCCAGCCGCCCGGAGCTGCGAGAACGCTTGTCCGCCAACACTTCCTGGATGCGGAACGCGTTGCGGGATCTCGGCTACGAGGTGCTGCCCGGCGAACACCCGATCGTCCCGGTGATGCTGCGCGGCGGAACGCTCGCCGTTGAGATGGCAGCGGCGCTGCGGCGGGAAGGCGTCCTCGTCTTCGCGCTCTCGCATCCGGTCGTCCCGGCCGGCGAAGAGCGGATCCGTGTCCAGGTCTCGGCCGCGCACACGCGCGAACACCTCGAACAGGCGGCCGCCGCATTCGGACGGGTGCGCGACCTGGTGGCCGCCGCATGAGCACCGACGCCGGCCTCCGTGCTCCGACCAGCATCGACAGCCGCGAACTCGAGGGCCGCGTCGCGATCGTGACCGGCGGCGCGAGCGGGATGGGCCTGTCGACAGTGCACGCGCTGACCAGCCGGGGCGCGACCGTCACGGTGTTCGACCCGGCCGCACCAGACGTCGAGGAACTGGCGGCGACGCTGTCGGTTCCGGTGGAACGGCTCCGCTCGATCGCGGTCGACGTCACGGACGCGGACCGGGTCGGCCGCGCGTTCGACGCGGTGCTGGCCGAGCAATCCCGGCTCGACATCCTGGTCAACGCGGCCGGTATCGCACCACCGACGGCGTTCGAAGAGATCACCGAAGCCGAGTGGAATCGCGTGCTCGCGGTCAGCGTGCACGGAACGTTCCTGTGCTGCCAGCGCGCCCTGCCCGCGATGCGCGCCGGCGGCTGGGGCCGGATCGTCAATTTCTCTTCCACGGCGGGAAAAACGATCAGCACCGCGGGCGGCGCGCACTACACGACAGCCAAGCACGGCGTCTTGGGCCTCACCCGGCACCTCGCGAAGAACTACGGCCCGGACGGGATCACGGTCAACGCCGTCTGTCCCGGCCTGATCGACACCCCGATGGTCCGCGGCCTGCTTTCCGCGGCGGCGCTGGACCAAGCCACCCGGTCGTTCCCCGTGCCGCGCGCCGGGCTGCCCTGGGAAGTCGCGGAACTCGTCGCGTTCCTCGCGTCCGACCGGGCGGCCTACGTCACCGGCGCCGCGATCGACATCAACGGCGGCGACCTCATCGTCTGAGGTTTCCCGCGCCGAAACCCTTGCCAGACCGCAGCATCGACGTCCGACGCTGCGCCCGCTCCTCACCAGAAGGCGAGTTCTCTCGTGCACCCCACCATCCGACACCGCATCGGCGGCCGGGAAACCACCGGTCATTCGACCCGGACCGCGCCGGTGTGGAACCCGGCGACCGGCGAGCGTCAAGCCGAAGTGCTGCTCGCCGAACCCGCCGACGTCAACGCCGCCGTGCAAGCGGCGCGCCTCGCGCTGCCGGACTGGGCCGACACCTCGGTCATGCGCCGGTCGCGGCTCATGTTCGCGTTCCGCACGCTGGTCGAAAAGCACCTCGACGAACTGGCCCGGATCGTTTCTGCCGAACACGGCAAGGTGTTCGAGGACGCGAAGGGCGAACTCGTCCGCGGCCTGGAAGTGGTCGATTTCGCCTGCGGCATCCCGCAGTTGCTCAAAGGCGAGTACTCCGACCAGGTTTCGACCGGTATCGACCTGTTTTCGTTCCGGCAGCCGCTCGGCGTGTGCGCGGGCATCACACCGTTCAATTTCCCCGCCATGGTCCCGATGTGGATGCACCCGATCGCCATCGCGACCGGCAACACGTTCGTCCTCAAACCGTCCGAACGCGACCCTTCCGCGGCCAACTTCGTCGCCGAACTCTACGCCCAGGCCGGCTTGCCCGACGGCGTTTTCAACGTCGTGCACGGCGACAAGGTCGCGGTGGACGCGTTGCTGGACCATCCGGACGTCGCCGCCGTGTCGTTCGTCGGCTCGACGCCGATCGCGCGGTACGTGCACGAGCGCGCGACCGCCAACGGCAAACGCGTGCAGGCGCTCGGCGGCGCGAAAAACCACGCCGTCGTCCTGCCCGACGCCGACCTCGAAAACGCTGCCGAGCACCTGGTTTCCGCCGCGTACGGATCGGCTGGCCAGCGGTGCATGGCGATTTCCGTCGCCGTCGCGGTCGGCGACGTGGCCGAACCGCTGGTCAAGCTGATCGGCGAAAAGGCGCGGGCGATCAAGGTGGGTCCCGGGCTGACGCCGGGGTCCGAAATGGGACCGGTCGTGTCGCCGGAAGCACTGGAGCGCGTCCGGGGCTACCTCGACGCCGGGGTCGCCGCGGGCGCCGAACTCGTGGTCGACGGACGGGACGTCACCGTCGAAGAGGGCGGATTTTTCGTCGGGCCAACACTTTTCGATAGCGTGACCCCCGAAATGAGCATCTACCGCGACGAGATTTTCGGCCCGGTGCTCGTGGTCGTGCGCGTCGATTCGCTGGCCGAAGCGATCGACCTGATCAACGCGAGCGACTGGGCCAACGGCACCGCGATTTTCACCGGCAGCGGCCGGGCGGCGCGGCAGTTCCAGCGGTCGGTGCAGGTTGGGATGATCGGCGTGAACGTCCCGATCCCGGTGCCGATGGCGTTCTATTCGTTCGGCGGCTGGAAGCAGTCGCTGTTCGGCGCGCACCACATGCACGGCCCCGAGGGCGTCGCCTTCTACACCCGCGCCAAGGCCGTGACCAGCCGCTGGCCGGAATCCCCGGAGGGGGCGAGCCTGCACTTCCCGACCGCGGTCTGACCGGGTCGCGGCCCGGGGGAGAACGCGCTCCCCGGGCCGCACCGGTTCAATTCAACGGGATTTCGATGTTCGCGCGGCTGACCGACGTGCTCTTGGTCAGCACCTGCAGCACGTCGCGGCGCACCCGCTCGCACCGCGCCTGCATCGACCTGCGCGCCGCCTCCGGGTCCCGGTCGCACAGGCTCTCGAAAATCGCGCGCAGTTCGCCCGGCGGGCTCGCGACGTCCGGAGCGATCATCAGCACCAGCCGCAGCACGCGCTCCAATTCGTCGAGCACGTCGACGAGCGATTTGACGAGCCGGTTGTTGCCGCTGAAATGGGCCATGATGGCCTCGAATTCGATCCCGATCGGCAGCCAGTCGTCGGGTTTCGTCTCGCCCGCCACGTAATCGGCGGAGATTTTCGAGAGGATTTCGAGCCGTTCGAGCGCCGCCGGCGGAATGCCGTTGCGCGCCGCTTCCGCGGCCGCTTCGGCGGCCAGCAGCGACCGCAGGCCGCACAGATCGTCGGTGTCCTGCAACGTGATCGAACTGACGCTGTAGCCCGCACGCGGCAGCGCACTGACCAGCCCGTCGCGGCGCAGCCGGGCCAGCGCCTCGCGCACCGGCGTTTTGCTGATCTGCCACTGCTGCGCAAGCGAGGTCTCGGTGAAACTGCTGCCGGGCCGCAGGGTCAGATCGATGATCTGCCGGCGGATCGCCCGGTATGCCTGGCTGGTCCGGTCGAGGCCGGATTCGTCCTTGCCGACCAGCAGCAACGCGGGAATGTGCGTCGTGCCGGAAAGGACGTCGTGGATGTCGGACACGCGTTCAGAATACCAGTACGGCTGGTTGATATGGCACAAGCGCTTCACTGGTCCCCCTCAAAGATATCTACTCTTGTAATTGATATCTCAGTGTGCGAAGCTGGAGTCATGCCGCGAAGCAGCTCGACTTCCTGGGCCCTCCCCGCTTCCCGCGACGTCCCGGCGCTCGGCGCGTTGAGCGCTCGCGACCGGGCCCGCGAGACCGGCGTCCCGATGCTCCCGCTCGTCGGAGCCCCGGTCCTGCCGATGCCCGCGCACGTGCGCGAGGCGGTCTGCGAGGCGATGGGCAAACCCGACCCGCGCGACAGCCGGGGACTTCCCGAACTCCGCGCGGCCATCGCCGCGGAGCACGGCCCGGGCGTCGACCCCGAGCGCCGGCTGCTGGTGACGCACGGCGCGCAGCACGGGCTTTCCCTGGTGCTGCGGACCGTTCTCGAACCCGGCGACGAGGTGATCGTGCCGACCCCGGCGTATTTCTTCGACGGAGCCATCCGCGAATCCGGCGCGGCGCCCGTGTACGTCCCGCCCGGAAAGGACTGGACCTTCGATCTCGACGCCATGGCCGCCGCGGTCACTTCCCGCAGCCGTGCTCTCCTTCTGTGCAATCCGGTCAATCCCACCGGCTACCTCCCCGATGCCGCAACTGTCGCCGCGGTGGTCGGTCTCGCCGCCCGCCACGGCCTGGTCGTGATCTCCGATGATTCGTGGCGGCATTTCGCCTTCGACCAGAACGAACACCATCCGATCGAGCGACTGTCCGGGGAATGGCCGCACCTGATCACCGTCGCGAGCCTCAGCAAGTACTTCGCGCTCGCGACCTGGCGGATCGGCTATGTGCTGGCGCCGGCGGAAATTGTCGACGCGATGGAACGCCGCCTGCAGTGGGAAGCGGTGTGCTGCGGCGCGGTCGCGCAATACGCGGCGGCCGCCGCCCTCACCGGGCCGCGCGATTGGCTGGACCGGGAGCATTCGACGTACCAGCGGAAACGCGACCTCGTGTGCGACGGCATCGCGGCCGTCGGCCTGCCCGCCCCGGTGCGCCCCGGCGGCGGCGCGTTCCTGCTCGCCGACTGCGGACGGCTCGGCGGCAGCCCGGACGACATCGACCGGGCCTTGCTGCGCAACGGAGTCACGGCGATCCGCGGGGCCGATCTGCACGCCCCGGGCACGCACGTCCGGCTCACCTTCGGCGCGGCGGAGCCGGTGCTGGAACAGCTGGTCAGCGCGTTGGGGAAAGCCCTCCGGGAGGCATAGCCGAACCGGTTTCGCAGCCTCGGGGAAGTCCGCTACTCTCGGTACGGCATCTATCACCGTGTCAACACGCGGGAGGTACGCGTCGTGTCCGACGCACTCAACGCACCGCCGGGGGTCAACCCGAACGAGTCGAGCGCCGCCCGCGTTTACGACTATCTGCTGGGCGGGAAAGACAATTACGAGATCGACCGGCAGGTCGCGCGGGAAGCCGCCCGCGTGATGCCGGACATCGCGGAAACCGCCCGGGTCAACCGGCACCTGATGACCCGGATCTGCCGGTTCCTCGCCTACCACGCGGGCATCCGGCAGTACATCGACTGCGGTTCCGGCATGCCGACCTCGGAGAACGTGCACCAGATCGTGCAGCGGGCCGATCCGCAGACGAAGGTCGTCTACGTCGACTACGACCCGGTGGTGGCCAGCCACGGACGCGCGCTGCTCGACGAAAACGAATTCACCGAATACATCCAGGCCGATTTCTTCGACCCGCCGAGCATTCTCGACCACCCGACGGTCAACGAGCACCTCGACTGGAACCAGCCGATCGCGGTGCTGTTCCTGCTCGCGCTGCACCACCAGACCGGCGACCGCGAGCTGCCAGCGAAGGTGACGAAGGAATTCATCGACCGGCTCCCGTCCGGTTCGTACGTGGCGATTTCGCATCTCCTCGACGCCCACGACGGCTCCGAGGACGACGAGGCCGTGCAGGGCATCATCGAATCGGTCCACAACGGGTCGATGAAGGACGTTTCGTCCCGCACCCGCGCCGAGATCAAGGAACTGTTCCACGACCTGGAGCTGATCCCGAGCGGGCCGAACAAACCGGCGGAAATCGTGCCAGTGGTCGAATGGTGGCCGGACGGCCCGCTGCTGGGCGAGCCGACGGTCGCGCAGCGCATCGTGGCGGTCGGGGTCGCGCGGAAACCCTGATTCCGCACCAGATCTACGGGCCGGTGTTCCCCTCTTTTCCTTCGAGGGGAACACCGGCCCGCTGCTTTGCGGTCACGACGCGACCGGCACCGGTTCTTCCGCTTTCGCCGCCGCCGGGGCACGCCGCAGCGCGACCATCCCCACCACCGCGAACACCACGACAATCGCCGCGCCGATCCCGGCCACCGTGTGCAACCCCGACGCGAACGCCTCCCGCGCGGTGGCCAGCAACTGTTCCCCCATCGCGCCGGGCAGCGTCGCCGACGCCTCCGTCGCACCGGCGATGCTGTCGGTCGCCCGAGCGGCCGCCGCGGCGGGCACGTGCGCCGGGACCGCGATCTGGTCGCGATACACGGCCGTCCCGATGCTGCCGAACACCGCGATCCCCATGGCGATCCCGAATTCCGCACTGGTCTCCGACATCGCCGAAGCCGCACCGGCCCGTTGCGGCGGTACCGAACCGACCACCATTTCGGTGCACAGCACGCCCTGCGGCCCCATCCCGAAGCTGGCGATCGACATGCCCAGCACCACGAAAGTCACGCCGCTGGGCCCGGTGGCCAGCGTGAACAACAGGATTCCGGCCGCCGCGATCAGCATTCCGAAGCCCAGCACGAATTCCGGCCGGATCCGGCGCGCGAGCCGCGGCGCGATCATCGACCCGGCGACCACCGCGAGCGCCTGCGGGACCAGCAGCAGCCCGGCGTCGACCGTTCTCAGCCCGGCGACCATCTGCAGATACTGGCTGACCAACAGGAACACGCCGCCCATGGTGACCGCGCCGACGAGCATGATCGCCACCGCCGCGCTGAACGCGCGCACCCGGAACAACTGCAGGTCCAACAGCGGGTGTTCGAGCCGCCGCTGCCGCCGGACGAACACCGCGCCGACCGCGAGACCCGCGACGAGCACGACGATTTCGGTCAGGGACAAGCCGTTCTTGGCGATTTCCTTGAGCGCGTAAATGACCGGCAGGATCGCGGCGATCGACAGGGCGACGCTGGCGAGGTCGAGGCGCCCGGCGGACGCGTCGCGGTATTCCGGCAGCAGCTTCGGCGCGGTCGCGAGCAGCAGGATCATCACCGGGACGCCCATCAGGAACACCGAACCCCAGCGGAAATGCTCCAGCAGGAACCCGCCGGCGACCGGGCCGACCACCATGCCGCCCATGAAGCAGCTCATCCACACCGCGATCGCGGTGCCGCGCTGTTTGTGGTCCTGGAACATGTTGCTGATCAACGCGAGAGTCGACGGCATGAGCGTCGCCCCGGCGATCCCGAGCACGGCCCGCGCGGCGATCAGCATCTCCGGACTGGTCGAAAACGCCGCCGCGACCGACGCGAGCCCGAACGCGCCGCCGCCGATCATCAGCAGCTTCCGCCTGCCGATCCGGTCGCCGAGGGTGCCCATCGTGACGAGGAACCCGGCGATCATGAAGCCGTAGATGTCGATGATCCACAGCAATTGCGTGCTGGAGGGCCGCAGGTCCGCGGCGAGGTGCGGAACCGCGAGGTGCAGCACGCTCATGTCCAGCGACAACAGCACGGTCGGCAGGGCCAGCACCGCCAGGCCCAGCCATTCGCGTCGTCCGGCACTCATTTCGTCTCTCCCCTGCGCTCTTTCCGGTCGTCTCACTCAAGCGACGATCGGGGTTCGCGCGGATCGACATCCTCGGGGGAACTTTTTTGGGCGGGTTCGGGGGCTTGGGCGAGGGGGGTTTCTGTCGCTTCGTCTCGTCTGGTGGGGTGCGGTCCTGGGGGTGGGCCCGGTCTTGCTGCGACGTCGCTGTGGTTTCACGTCTCGGAGCGCCGTGGTCTTGCCGAACCCGTTTAGTCCACGGTGCGATTCCCTGCCGATGGCTCCAGCAGGCCGAATGCCCTCCGCGACTCAGGCGCCGCGAAGTCTCCTCGCGAAAACTCCGGCAGGTCGAACGCCCGCGGCGGATCAGGTCACGGTGCCGTGCCCCCACCGACGGTTCCAGGCGAACACCCGCGCCGAGTCGGGTCACCGCGAAGTCCCCCGGCGACGGTTCCAGCAAGTGGAACTCCTGCGGAGAATCAAGCCGCCGCGAGTCTTCCAGCGAAACCCCGGCAGGTCGAACGCCCGCACTGGATCAGGCCACGGTGCAGTCCACCGGCGGCAGTTCCAGGTCGAGCGCCCACCCCGCGTCAGGCCGCCGCGAAATCCCCCAGCGACAGGTCCAGGTCGAGCGCCCACCCCGCGCCGAGTCACCGCGAAGGGGTCAGCGACGGCAGCAGATCAAACGCCCGCGCCGCATCACGCCACCGCGTAGCCCCCCAGCGAAGGTTCCAGCAGGTCAAACGCCCGCGCCGCCTCCGCCGCGACCGTTTCCGCGACCTCGTCGACGGGCCATCCGGCCAGGGTCAGCTCCTCGATCCGCTGGAACAGGCTGTGGTGCACCGCGCCCAGCACCGCGGCGGCCGTCCGGACGGTGATGTCCGTCCGGGGGCTGCCCACCGCGTCCGCCAGTGCCTGCGCCAACGCCCGTTCCCGCTGTTCGTGCAGGCCCCGCAGGCACGCGGACAGCGTCGGGCTCTCGGCGATCATCCGGCTGAACTCCAGCCCGGCGAAGCCGACCACCGGGTCCTTCGCCGCGACCGCGGCCTCGAACGCCCGCCGCAACGCCGCGAGCGCGGACTCCCCCGGCCGCCGCGAGGACACCGCGTCCGCCAGCGTCGCGACGAACTCGTCCTGGTGGTCCAGGACCAGGTCTTCCTTGCGGGCGAAGTAGTTGGTCACCGTCTTCTTCGCGACCCGCGCGGCCTCCGCGACCTGGGCGATCGTCGTCTCCTCGAAGCCCTGCTCGAGGAACAGGCGCGTCGCGTGGTCGGAGATCAGCCGGCGCGTCTCCTGCTTCTTGGCTTCCCGCAGGCCGACATCCATCAAAAACTTACCTCCGACGTAATTTTACCTTGACACCCATCGATAGTCTAGGCATACTTTTACTACCGACGTAAGATAACCCGAAGGAGAACCACTTGTCGATCGCTGCCCTCCCTTCGCTCGCGGACCAGGCGGACCACCTGATCGCGCTGGGGGTGCCCGAGATCGCGCAGCTTGCCGCCGACGACCTGCGCGCGTTTGCCGCCGACCACGCCGACGCGGACGGCGCACTGCTGGCAGTCCACCCGGACCGGGCGCCCGCGTCGGCGCTGTCGCCGCTGCTCCGCCGCGAAGGAAAGGCCGGGTTCGTCGTCACCGACATGCCGGACGTCGACCAGTTCGCACCGCGCGACATCGACCTGCCCGACGCCCCGCTGTACCTCGTCACGGGCCTCGACCGCGGCGACGAGATGGCCAACTGGAGCCCCGAGGAAGCCCTGCCCGCGATCACCAAGACCGGACGCAGCCCGCTGCTGCTCACCGAGGGGATCCA
The nucleotide sequence above comes from Amycolatopsis sp. AA4. Encoded proteins:
- a CDS encoding SDR family NAD(P)-dependent oxidoreductase, translating into MSTDAGLRAPTSIDSRELEGRVAIVTGGASGMGLSTVHALTSRGATVTVFDPAAPDVEELAATLSVPVERLRSIAVDVTDADRVGRAFDAVLAEQSRLDILVNAAGIAPPTAFEEITEAEWNRVLAVSVHGTFLCCQRALPAMRAGGWGRIVNFSSTAGKTISTAGGAHYTTAKHGVLGLTRHLAKNYGPDGITVNAVCPGLIDTPMVRGLLSAAALDQATRSFPVPRAGLPWEVAELVAFLASDRAAYVTGAAIDINGGDLIV
- a CDS encoding CoA-acylating methylmalonate-semialdehyde dehydrogenase; this translates as MHPTIRHRIGGRETTGHSTRTAPVWNPATGERQAEVLLAEPADVNAAVQAARLALPDWADTSVMRRSRLMFAFRTLVEKHLDELARIVSAEHGKVFEDAKGELVRGLEVVDFACGIPQLLKGEYSDQVSTGIDLFSFRQPLGVCAGITPFNFPAMVPMWMHPIAIATGNTFVLKPSERDPSAANFVAELYAQAGLPDGVFNVVHGDKVAVDALLDHPDVAAVSFVGSTPIARYVHERATANGKRVQALGGAKNHAVVLPDADLENAAEHLVSAAYGSAGQRCMAISVAVAVGDVAEPLVKLIGEKARAIKVGPGLTPGSEMGPVVSPEALERVRGYLDAGVAAGAELVVDGRDVTVEEGGFFVGPTLFDSVTPEMSIYRDEIFGPVLVVVRVDSLAEAIDLINASDWANGTAIFTGSGRAARQFQRSVQVGMIGVNVPIPVPMAFYSFGGWKQSLFGAHHMHGPEGVAFYTRAKAVTSRWPESPEGASLHFPTAV
- a CDS encoding GntR family transcriptional regulator, translated to MSDIHDVLSGTTHIPALLLVGKDESGLDRTSQAYRAIRRQIIDLTLRPGSSFTETSLAQQWQISKTPVREALARLRRDGLVSALPRAGYSVSSITLQDTDDLCGLRSLLAAEAAAEAARNGIPPAALERLEILSKISADYVAGETKPDDWLPIGIEFEAIMAHFSGNNRLVKSLVDVLDELERVLRLVLMIAPDVASPPGELRAIFESLCDRDPEAARRSMQARCERVRRDVLQVLTKSTSVSRANIEIPLN
- a CDS encoding pyridoxal phosphate-dependent aminotransferase; amino-acid sequence: MPRSSSTSWALPASRDVPALGALSARDRARETGVPMLPLVGAPVLPMPAHVREAVCEAMGKPDPRDSRGLPELRAAIAAEHGPGVDPERRLLVTHGAQHGLSLVLRTVLEPGDEVIVPTPAYFFDGAIRESGAAPVYVPPGKDWTFDLDAMAAAVTSRSRALLLCNPVNPTGYLPDAATVAAVVGLAARHGLVVISDDSWRHFAFDQNEHHPIERLSGEWPHLITVASLSKYFALATWRIGYVLAPAEIVDAMERRLQWEAVCCGAVAQYAAAAALTGPRDWLDREHSTYQRKRDLVCDGIAAVGLPAPVRPGGGAFLLADCGRLGGSPDDIDRALLRNGVTAIRGADLHAPGTHVRLTFGAAEPVLEQLVSALGKALREA
- a CDS encoding SAM-dependent methyltransferase, whose protein sequence is MSDALNAPPGVNPNESSAARVYDYLLGGKDNYEIDRQVAREAARVMPDIAETARVNRHLMTRICRFLAYHAGIRQYIDCGSGMPTSENVHQIVQRADPQTKVVYVDYDPVVASHGRALLDENEFTEYIQADFFDPPSILDHPTVNEHLDWNQPIAVLFLLALHHQTGDRELPAKVTKEFIDRLPSGSYVAISHLLDAHDGSEDDEAVQGIIESVHNGSMKDVSSRTRAEIKELFHDLELIPSGPNKPAEIVPVVEWWPDGPLLGEPTVAQRIVAVGVARKP
- a CDS encoding MFS transporter; the encoded protein is MSAGRREWLGLAVLALPTVLLSLDMSVLHLAVPHLAADLRPSSTQLLWIIDIYGFMIAGFLVTMGTLGDRIGRRKLLMIGGGAFGLASVAAAFSTSPEMLIAARAVLGIAGATLMPSTLALISNMFQDHKQRGTAIAVWMSCFMGGMVVGPVAGGFLLEHFRWGSVFLMGVPVMILLLATAPKLLPEYRDASAGRLDLASVALSIAAILPVIYALKEIAKNGLSLTEIVVLVAGLAVGAVFVRRQRRLEHPLLDLQLFRVRAFSAAVAIMLVGAVTMGGVFLLVSQYLQMVAGLRTVDAGLLLVPQALAVVAGSMIAPRLARRIRPEFVLGFGMLIAAAGILLFTLATGPSGVTFVVLGMSIASFGMGPQGVLCTEMVVGSVPPQRAGAASAMSETSAEFGIAMGIAVFGSIGTAVYRDQIAVPAHVPAAAAARATDSIAGATEASATLPGAMGEQLLATAREAFASGLHTVAGIGAAIVVVFAVVGMVALRRAPAAAKAEEPVPVAS
- a CDS encoding TetR/AcrR family transcriptional regulator, which produces MDVGLREAKKQETRRLISDHATRLFLEQGFEETTIAQVAEAARVAKKTVTNYFARKEDLVLDHQDEFVATLADAVSSRRPGESALAALRRAFEAAVAAKDPVVGFAGLEFSRMIAESPTLSACLRGLHEQRERALAQALADAVGSPRTDITVRTAAAVLGAVHHSLFQRIEELTLAGWPVDEVAETVAAEAARAFDLLEPSLGGYAVA
- a CDS encoding DUF5701 family protein, with product MSIAALPSLADQADHLIALGVPEIAQLAADDLRAFAADHADADGALLAVHPDRAPASALSPLLRREGKAGFVVTDMPDVDQFAPRDIDLPDAPLYLVTGLDRGDEMANWSPEEALPAITKTGRSPLLLTEGIHWVLQQPSALERNHCFMTIGSRLRKENGKFDARTPALWISNGTGRDGSERRNAPKVGWCWWGNRHTWLGFGSATGRR